From a region of the Nyctibius grandis isolate bNycGra1 chromosome 12, bNycGra1.pri, whole genome shotgun sequence genome:
- the CEBPG gene encoding CCAAT/enhancer-binding protein gamma: protein MSKTSQQNTATDANGVSVIHTQAHTSGLQQVPQLVPVSPGGGGKAVPPSKQGKKNSFVDRNSDEYRQRRERNNMAVKKSRLKSKQKAQDTLQRVNQLKEENERLEAKIKLLTKELSVLKDLFLEHAHNLADNVQPVGTETTTTNPENNGQ from the coding sequence ATGAGCAAGACATCCCAACAGAACACCGCTACAGATGCGAATGGAGTAAGCGTGATTCACACCCAAGCACACACCAGTGGTTTGCAGCAGGTTCCCCAGCTGGTGCCCGTTAGTCCTGGTGGTGGAGGCAAAGCTGTGCCTCCGagcaaacagggaaagaaaaattcctttgTGGATAGAAACAGTGATGAGTATCGTCAGCGCAGAGAGCGAAACAACATGGCAGTGAAAAAGAGTCGgttaaaaagcaagcagaaagcaCAAGACACGCTGCAAAGGGTCAACCagctcaaagaagaaaatgaacgTTTAGAGGCAAAAATTAAGCTCCTGACCAAGGAGCTGAGTGTACTGAAAGACTTGTTCCTTGAGCACGCGCACAATCTTGCAGACAATGTGCAACCTGTTGGCACTGAAACCACCACAACAAATCCAGAAAACAATGGACAGTAG